CCCGGTCCGTGGGTATCCCGGCGCGGCTCGTCGGCACGCCGCTATGGTCTGATAAGCGCGGGAACCACACCTGGGTGGAGATTTGGGATAAGGGGTGGCACTTCACTGGGGCGTGTGAACCCGACCCGAGCGGGCTCGACCGCGGGTGGTTCGTCGGCGCCGCAGCGCAGGCCAAGAAGGACGTCCCCGAGCACGCGATCTACGCCGCCCGTTTCAAGAAGAGCCAACAGCACTTCCCGCTCGTGTGGGCGATGAAGAACAAGAACGTGCCCGCCGAGAACGTCACCGATCACTATGCGAAACCCGCTCCCAAAGCAGAGACTTTCCGCCTCGAAGTGAAGGTGATCGACGCGAACAAGAAGCGCGTCGCCGAGAAGGTCACCGTGACCGCCACCGCCGACGCGAAGAAGGCGTTCGACGGCACCTCACGCGGTGAAACGGCCGACACGAACGACTTCCTTACGTTTGAACTGCCGCCGAACGCAGAGTTTGTCGTGAAAGTCGGCGCTACGACCAAGACCATCAAGACCGGTGCGGCCGGTGAGAAAACGCTGGTCGAGATCCAGAAGTAACTGCTTTTCCTGGGACCGCGGGCGTCCCGCCCGCACTCCCATCCCCTGATAATTCACCACAAACAATAACCACACCTCGGACGTGCGGGCGAGCTGCCCGCGCCCCGGGATTGAGGAGCTTCGATGCGCGTTTTCGCTCCCGTACTTTTCCTCATCGCGTTCGCGGCGCCCGCATCTGCGGCACCGGACGCTGGCAAGTCTGCGGCTGCTCTCAAGGAACTGCAATCGGCACTCGACGCGAAACCGGCCGCGCTTGCGGACCTCGCGGACAAGGATTTCGCGAAAGTCCCGCTGACGAAGGCCGACGCCGCGACCGCACGCGAACTGCTGTGGAAGGCCCACGCCGCCACTATCAAGAAGGAGCGCGCGGCCGAGGTGAAGGATCTGGTCATCAAGGACGGCAAACTGGAAATGCCGTTCTTCATGAAGACGTTCGGCGAGAAACCCAAGGGCGGCCGGAGTCTGTGGATCTCGCTCCACGGCGGGGGCGGGGCGCCGAAGCAAGTGAACGACCAGCAGTGGGAAAACCAGAAGAAGCTTTACACGGTGGAGGAGGGGATCTACCTCGCGCCGCGTGCGCCCACCAATACGTGGAACTTGTGGCACGAGGGGCACATCGACCGCATGTTCGGCCGGCTCATCGAAGACCTCATTGTGCTCGAAGACGTGAACCCGAACCGGGTGTACGTGCTCGGGTATTCGGCCGGTGGCGACGGCGTGTATCAGATGGGGCCGCGCATGGCCGATTACTGGGCCGGCGCCGCGATGATGGCGGGGCACCCCAACGGCGTGTCGCTGCTCTCGCTGCGGAACGTGCCGTTCGCGCTACAAGTGGGCGGTAACGACACGGCTTACAATCGCCACAAAGTCGGGAAGGAGTACGGCGAGCAACTCGACAAGCTCCAGAAGGACGACCCGAAGGGCTACGAGCACTTCGTGAAGATCCACGAGGGCAAGGGCCACTGGATGAACCTGGAGGACAAGGCCGCGCTGCCGTGGATGGCGAAGTTCACGCGCAACCCGGTCCCCGATCGCGTGGTGTGGAAGCAGACCGGCACTCCGCACGATCGCTCGTACTGGCTCGCGGTGCCGACGGCTGATGCGAAGGGGGATTCGCTCGTGATCGCGAAGCACACGGGGCAGGTGGTCGAGATCACGGACGCGGAGAAGGTGTCGAAGCTCCTGGTGCGGTTCGACGACCAGATGGCCGATCTCGACAAACCCGTGGAAGTGAAGCACGCGGGCAAAACGCTTTTCACCGGCCCCGCGCCGCGCACCGTGGGCACGCTGGTGAAGACGCTCAACGGCCGCGGCGACCTCGGGCTGATCTTCGACGCGGAAGTGGAAGTGACCGTCGGCGCGGGGAAGTAAGCACGGTGGTCACAGGATGTGGGACTTGCGGTAGTGGTTGGTGGCGCCGAAACCGCTGACCATTACTGGAAACGTCTCCTGACTCGCGCTGATCTGTGCGCCTATGAGTTGCGTAAGTAGAGGGCTGGAAAATGTTTGAATTTTCAGGTCTGCCACACCCAGATTCTTACCTCATCAGCGTACCGGTCGTCAAAGGATACGCAGTAATCCGAGAGCGTCTTCGTCGCGATACCGGTGCCGACGCAATCGTTGCCAGATCTGGTCCGCTTCTCCGACGGGGCTTAAGAGGAACGCGAGTTCGCCTTTTGCTGGCATGACGAGACGTGCGCCGAGCCGTTCAGCCAACCCATCGAGTAATCCTACCGTTTGGTCTTCTCCGTCTCCGTATTCTTCTCGTGCTTCGATCCACAATTGTCGGAGCGCCGGGAGCCACGGCGCAGAGGCTAGCGCGTTTACCGACTCATCCGTCAGGCTAAAGGCGTCTAGGCACAGTCGGCGCAGGTTCTTGAGTTGCCGGCACTGAGCAAGTGTAACAATGTCCTCACCTTGGAGATCGGTGAACGAAAGATCGAGTTCGGTCAGTCCACTAAGCCCTTTCCACCGAAGCAACTGCAGCAGTGCCGGCCCGTCGAGCTGACAGTCACAAAAACCCAAGTGAGTCAGCCCGGTCAACGACTGGGAATTGATCAGAGCCCGAATGCCGGATTCACCGAGGAAGTGGCTTGTACGGTTGTCGCTCCTCACCGTCAACTTACGGACAGTTCCGAGGTGACCCGCGCTCGCGAGGGCCATCAGCCCATCATTTTCAATTTGGCTACCGTCGAAATCCAGTACCGTAAGGTTGCGCAAGTGGCCACCCGAGGCCACAAATCGCGCAGCCGCGGGCTCATCGGGGTAGGGCACTTCGAGGTGGACAAGGTCCAAATTGGCGAGATAAGGGGATGCGACCACGCGACCAACTATCCCCGTAGCTCCTTCGCAACTGAGACCCGCGAGCCGCGTCAGAAGTGGCGAACCTGCCAACCACTCAGCATCAGACTCTCCAGTTAAATAGAAGTCTGCCATCCGAATCGGTGCCACGGAGAAGGCCGCCTCGACGCGCTCGCGGACTCGGTCATCTCCAAACTGTACCCCAGCAAGGAACCCGCGGTGGTAGACGTGTGGCAAGTCGCCAATAAGAGATTTGGCCAGCAAATTGGAGGCTTGCCACGCCGCGATGAGGCGGTGCTTTAGGCTTTCGTTCGGAGGGGCGTCGGTCGGTCTGCGATCCCACTCGATGTGGAGGCGGATGAACGTCGCGTGGGCGTGCGCAGCGTCAGAGGTGGCGTTCTCGTCGAGCCAGTCGGCGTAGGCTAGGCGCGGAGTATCTTCTTCCGGTCGTGCAAGAATCGCGGCGTGTAGTGCGTCGCCGTCGTTCATGATGTCTTCTCTTCCTGTACTCTGTGCGAACGCCGATCGACGTGAACCGGTTTCTCAGGAGATTCTGCCTACTATCGCGTCTTTTCTTTCACCTCGGTACCAGTTTCCGGGTTGATGCGCAGGTTCAGTTTCTCGTTCGCGTTGGTGTAGAAGAAGAACCCGAACATCATTTCGTGGCGCGTCTGCGGGCCGTTGCGCACGGTCGCCTGCGGGTCCGGGTTGTACGGGTTGAACGCCGAGTTATCGTACCGGGCCACGCACTCCAGGCGCGTGCCCTTGGGCAGCACCTTCTTGCCCGGCTCCCAGCGGTATGGTACCTGCCACGAGAAGTTGTAGTTCGCGACGACGAGGAGCGGGTCGCGCGTGCCGTCGGGCGCGTGCGCGGTGAACGTCATGTCCTTCCCGCGCAAGTGCATGTGGGCGAACAGACCGACCCCCACCACGTCGGTATCGAGCACGCGGCGCGCGGTCACTTTGTGCGCCGGCGCGCCGGGCGGGATCGCAAACTTGCTGTCCGTGAGCTGGATGTTGCGGAGCTGCTGTTGCACGACATTACGCGGGTACCGCAGCCCAACCGACAGGCGGCACTTTTCCTCTTTGCCGGTCGAAACGAAGTGGATTTGCAGCGCGAGAATCGATCCTTTTGGGATCCGGAACGCGACGCCGCTATCAAGATTCATCGGCTCGCCGCCGGGCACGTACCCGGTGACGAAGTTCTCTTCCTTGAAACCCGACGCGAGGCTACCGAACGCGAGGTTGGCGTGGTGCAGCACGCGCGGGTTGTCGGACGTGATTTGTACTCCCTGCACCCATGTGTCTTCGGTGAAGTTGTGTAGCAGGATCGCGTACTTGTACGGGATGTCTCCTTTGGTGGGCAGCTCGAAGTTCGTTGACTCCAGTACCAGATCCGGCTTCCCGATGAGCCATTTGTCCTTCGACTCGCTCGGCGGCGCGGGCACTTTCGTGAGGTCACCCGGTGCGGCGTCGGTACGAGCCCAGTCGGTGAGGACGGTGCGCTCGTCGTCCGACAACCCGCGCCGGTTCACGAACGGCCCGAAGTCGTGGATCGCGAACCACGGCGGCATCCGTTGGTCCCGGACGACTTCCGCGATCGCGGCGGCTCGTGCGGACGCTTGCTTGTAGGTCGTGAGCGCGAACGGTGCTGACCCGCCGGCTTTGTGGCACTCCGCGCAGTGCTTCCGGAGAATCGGCGCCACGTGCTCGGCGAAGTTCACATTCTTTGGCTTCGTCGACTTGGGGAACGTGATCGGGCAGCCGTCGACCTCGGTTTCGGGCGTTGCGACTTTCTGGCCCGCGAGTACCGCGTCGAGCGCGTCTTTGAGTTCGTGGGTCGTGGGCTTCGCGCGGTTCCCGCGGAGCCGGTATTGGTCGTCGATGCGCCCGCGGTAGCGGATCGCGTGATCGGCATCGAGCACGACCACCTCCGGCGTGCGCTTCACCCCGAGTGCGCGGGCGACCGAGCCGTCGAAATCCTTCACGAAGGGGAACTCGACGTCGTACTTCACCGACTGCGTGGCGATCGCGATGAGCGTGTCTTCGTCGGCCGCGTTGACCGCGACAAACTGGACCCCTTTGGGGCGGTATTCTGTTTCGAGCGCCTGGAGCGTGGGTAAGTACCGCTGAACGACCGGGCACGTCGTGTTGGTGAACACGAATACGAGTGCCTTCTTCGTCCCGAAGTCGGCCGAGGTGCGCGGGAGCGATCGCGTGTCCGTGAATTTGAGCTTGTCGACACGGGTGCCGATCTTCACTGCGTCTTCTGAGCGCGCTGTGTGAGCCGAAAGGAGTACGAACACGAGTGCGAAGAGGGGGCGCATATCAAACCTCGCAGAAGGAGCGTGCGGGGTATGAAAAAAGGAGCGTGCGGGGTATGAAAAAGCATACCCCCTCCCTGAAGGGAAAGGGAAGAAAGAACAGTAGACTGCTCTTCCTCCCCTTCCCTTCAGGGAGGGGGTTGGGGGGTAGGTTCTTCCGCGCCTACTCGTCGGACGGCTTTGCGGTGGAGCCGGGCGCGGGCGGGGTGGAGCCGGGCATACCGGGGTACGCACCGGGCAGGTTCGCCATCACGGTTTGGTTCTTCGACTGTACCTCGCCAGAGGCGTCGAGGAAGATCTTGTCTTGCAGGATCTCCTGGATCACGATCGCCATGCGGTCCGAAATGCCGCGCGCGTCCACTTGCGGCTTGGCGCCCGTGTTCAGCGCCACCATGCGCTTCTGGATGAGCGTGGACAGTTTGAACCGCCCGCCCACCTTGTTCACGATCCCTTCTTCTTTCAGTTCGTCGAGCATGCGGTTCTCCCTAGGTGTTGAAGCGCTCGCGGATGACTCGTTCGAGTTCGCGGACGGCTTCGGAAAGTTCGCTGTTTATGATCCGGTGCTGAAACTCGTTGGCCCGTGCTAGCTCTTCTTGGGCCGTAGCCAATCGCCGTTTGATCCGTTCTTCGCTCGTGTCGTTCCGCCCGCGGAGCCGGGCTTCCAGTTCCGGAAAGCTCGGCGGTTCGATGAACACCGACAGGTGATCGTTCGGGAGTTTCTCGCGGATGCGTGCCGCGCCCTGCACGTCGATCACCAGAATCACGCCCGTGCCCCGTGCCCGGTGCGGGTCCACTTCACTCTTGGGCGTGCCGTAGAAGTCGCGTCCGAACACCACCGCGTGTTCCAGTAACCGGTCGTCGTCAATGGCCCGGCGGAACTCGTCCTCGCTCCAAAAGTGGTAGTCGGTGCCGTCTACCTCGCCCGGGCGTTCTCCCCGGGTCGTCGCGGTCACCGCGCGTCGGAGGGGTAAGGTCGCTTTCGTTTCGGCGAGCAACCGGTCCACAACGGTCGTTTTCCCAACCCCACTGGGACCGGAAACGACAATCAAAGGAGCGCGGAGCGTGGAACGTGGAGCGCGGAGTTCGGAACCGGTGGGCAGTCCGCCGGCCACGCACTCGGCTGTCGAGGGATCGTTCCGCATTCCGCGCTCCGCACTCCGCGTTTCGGCTACTCCACGTTTTGGACCTGCTCGCGCAGCTTCTCCAGCGTCGATTTCATCTCAACGACGTGCCGGCTGATGGCCACGTCGCCGGCCTTCGAGCCGATCGTGTTCGTCTCGCGGCCCATTTCCTGGATGACGAATTCGAGTTTGCGCCCGGCCTCGTCGCCCTTGCGGATCAGTTCCGCGAACTGTTCGAGGTGGCTCGTCAGTCGCATCACCTCTTCGGACACGTCGGTGCGGTCGGCGAACAGCGCGACCTCGCGGATGACGGTTTCCGCGTTCAGCACGAGTCCCGCGTCCGCGACCGCCTGTCGCACGCGGTCCAGGATGCGCTGGCGGTACTCGGTCACGACCCCGGGCAACAGCGTGCGAATGGCCGCGAGTTGCTCCGCGATGACAGCGTGGTGGGCGAGCAGTTCCGCCGCGACCGCTTTGCCCTCTTCGCGCCGCATCTGGTTGAGCTTCACCAGAGCGGCATCAAGAGCCTTTTCGACCACCGGCCATTCGTCGTCGGGTGGCGTACCGCCGTTGCGTGTTTCGGGAGCCACTCCCGGTAAACTCAGCGCGCCCGCCGAGAGCGGCGCAACTAATTCCGGGGTACCGGCTTCGGCGCACGAGGTCCGAATCTGCTTCAGGTAATCGGCCAGGACTTTGGTGTTCAGTGCGGGGGCCGCCGCGTGTCCCTGGCGCTCGACCCGAATGTGAACGTGGAGCGTGCCGCGCCGGACGTGTCGGCGGACGACCTTCTCCAGTTCGCTCTCGTAGAGTGGGTACGGGTCCGAGCCGCGGACGGTCAGCTTCAGGTGCCGGTTGTTGACCGCTCGCACTTCGACGGACACACCGAGGGCGTCGGTCTCGATGCGGGCCGCGCCGAACCCGGTCATGCTGAGCAACACGCCGGTGGCCTCGCGGAAAAGGGACACGGTAACGGGCGGGACGGTTCGGGAGAGGGAACGCACGAACCGCTCCGTCGTTGGGAGCGGTTCGCGTAAATTCGATTTTCGCCTAACTCAGCTCGTGATCGTCGTTTGCGAGCTGTTCTTGTCGGCTTCCACGTTGTACTTGACGACCTTGACGTGGATCATGATGACCAGCACCCACACGCCCGCGAGCCACAGGGTGATCTTCACGAACTGGTCCGCGGCGCGCGACCCGAACGGGCTGGACCCGCCCGCCCCACCGAACGCACCGGCCAGCCCGCCGCCCTTACCGCGCTGGATCAGCACGAGCAGCATCAGCAGGAAGCCGATCGCGAGAACGATGACGTTGAGTGCGTGCGAGTACCAAGCGGCGGCGAAAAGATCCACGACCAACCTCCACTCTGCGGGCGGCGTTCGTGCCGCCGTGCCTGACCGGTTGAACTGTTACTCTAGTAACGATCGTACCCATCGAAAAGGCTACCCGCCGGCGGCCTTCACGATCGCGACGAAGGAGTCGGCCTTGAGACTCGCCCCACCGACGAGGGCGCCGTCCACGTCCGGCTTGCTCATCAGCCCGGCAGTGGTTTCGGGCGTGACGGAGCCGCCGTAGAGGATTGGAGTCGTATCGGCGATTTTATCGCCGTAAAGTTGGCGGAGTTTCGTGCGAACGAAGGCGTGGGCCTCCTGCGCCTGGTCCGGCGTCGCGACTTTACCGGTCCCGATGGCCCAGACCGGCTCATAAGCGATCACCAACCGCTGGAACTGTTCGTCGGTCAGACCGGCGCAGGCGGCGAACACCTGGCGCTGGAACACGCGCTCTTGCAGGTTGCGTTCGCGCTCCGCGAGGGTTTCGCCCATGCACAGGATCACGCTCAGCCCCTCTTCGAGGGCGGTGTGGACCTTGTGGTTGATGGCCGTTTCGCTCTCGCCGAGGATGTGCCGGCGCTCGCTGTGGCCGACGATGGCGTACTTGCACCCGGCCTCGATGAGCATCGCGGGGCTGACTTCGCCGGTGAACGCCCCCTTCTTCTCGTAGTGGACGTCCTGGGCGCCGAGGGCGACGGCCGATCCCTTAATCGCCTCGCCGACGGGAACCAACCACGGGAACGGCGGGCACACCGCGACCGTCACATTCGTGTCGGTGCCGACGCCCTTCGCCACCGCCGCGCCGAGCGCCTTGGCCTCGGCGAGCGTGGTGTTCATCTTCCAGTTCCCGGCAACGAACTTCTTTCGCGTCGGCATTGCGTTAATTCCCGTAGCAGGCAGAACTTCGATTGGTCAGCGGGGACCGATCAGGATCGCGATCCAAATAAACGCACTGAGTACCGCGACGATCGCTGTGGAGATATCGAGCCCGACCACCAGCAAACGTCCGCGTTCCGCCCGCGTTTCGAAACGCTCTCGGGCGCGGACCGCGATGTAAATAATCAACCCGAACCAAGCCAGCACGAGCACCAGGCTTTGCGAAAGCAGCAACTCACCCGCGGTTCCCGGCGAAACCCGCCGCCCCCAGTACAGCCCACCCGTGACGCCCGTGAGGGCGTGCAAACCGAGCATCTGGAGTACACGCGGCCCCCACCGGTTCCAGGTGTCCGGTGGGGGAGGGGGTGGCCACCACTCGGACTCTTCGTGAACAACGTCGGGGCCGAACGAATAATCCGGCGCGGCCTCGGCGGGCCACCACTCGGAATCATCGGGCGCGTTGGGAGCTTCCATCGCCGCACCGGTCCGGGATCGGGCTTACTTTTCCGGCGGCGCCCAGAACTCGCGGCCCAGGGCAACGGCGAGCCTGCGGAGGTCGCCCATCAGGTCGAGAAACTGGTGCGGCAGCAGCGCCTGTGGGCCGTCCGAGAGCGCCTTTTCCGGGCAGTTGTGGACTTCGACGTGGATACCGTCGGAACCCGCGGCGACGCTCGCCCGGCACATGCTCGGGATGAGGTCGGGGCGCCCGGTCGCGTGCGACGGGTCCACGATGATGGGCAGGTGGCTCTGGCCCTTCACGTTCGGCACCGCGCTCATGTCGAGCATGTTCCGCGTGCTGTCCTCGAAGCTCCGGACCCCGCGCTCGCACAGCACCACGTCCTTGTTACCCTCGGACAACACGTACTCGGCCGACATGAGCAGGTCTTTGACGGTCGCGCTCATCCCGCGCTTCAGGAGCACCGGCTTCATCGCCTTGCCGCACTCTTTCAGCAGGTCGAAGTTCTGCATGTTCCGGGCGCCGATCTGGAGCATGTCCGCGTACCGGCACACGAGATCGACCTGCCGCGGGTCCATGACTTCCGTCACGACGGGCATGTCGTACTTGTCGCCCACGTCGCGGAGGATCTTCAGCCCGTCCTCACCCATCCCCTGGAAGGCGTAGGGGCTGGTACGCGGTTTGAACGCGCCGCCGCGGAGGATGTTCGCGCCGCCGGCCTTCACGTACTTCGCGATCGTGTCGAGAACTTCGTACCCCTCGATGGCGCACGGCCCGGCGATCATGGCGAGGCTGCCGCCGCCGATCTTCACCTTGCCCACGTAGACCGAGCTGTCCGACTTGTGGAACTCGCGGCTCGCGAGTTTGAACGGCTTCATGATGCGCAAAACTTGCTCGACCCCCGGGATCGCGGAAAAGTTTTCCGTGCCGGGCTTCGCTTCGTCACCGATCACGCCGATGATGGTCCGGCTCTCGCCCCGGCTCACGTGCGGGGTATAGCCCAGGTCGCGCACCCGCTCGATCACGTGGTCGATCTGTTCAAGCGTCGCGTCGGGCCGGATGACGAGGATCATGAAAGAGCTATCGGGTTAAGTGGAGAGACTGCATGGGGCAGGTACAATAATCTTACTAACCGGAGCCGAATAATGCAGGGCGCGGGCCGCACACAATTAGGCGGCCCGCCCTCGATTTCTCTCCGAGCTTATTCGCCGTCCGCTCGGGCTAACGGGAACGAGCCGAGAACGGTCACGGACTCGCACATGTCTTCGAGAACGGCGAGCACCTTCTTCACCCGCGTGTCCTCGCGGTGACCGTCGAAGTCCACGAAGAACACGTACTCGCCCTTCACCTCGCGGAACGGGAAAGACTCGATCCAGGTGAGGTTGATCTTGTTCTGCTTGAACGCGGTCAGCACGTCGGCCAGCGCTCCTGGCGTGTGAGCGATCTGGAACATCAGGGCCGTCTTGTCGGTGCCGGTCTTGGCCGAGTCCGTGGCGCCGATCACGGCGAACCGCGTTTCGTTGAACGGCGAGTCCGCGATGTTTTCCGCCAGGATGCCGAGGTTGTAGCGCACAGCCGCCTCGCGGCTGGCCACGGCCGCAGCGATGTTCGGCTCGGTTTGCACGAGCCGGGCCGCGTCCGCGGTGCTAGAGACGGGGTGGAACGTCGCGTTCGGCAGGTTCTTCGCGAGCCAGTTGCGGCACTGGCTCAGCGCCTGTTCCTTCGAGTACACGCGGCGCACTTCGGCCTGGGCGCAGTTCGCGAGCAGGTGGTGCCGCACGCGGAGCCGGATCTCGGAGCAGATCTTCACCTGGTCCGGGAACCGCATGAACATTTCCAGCGTGTCCACTACCCGACCATCGGTCGAGTTTTCCAGCGGCACCACGCCGAAGTCCGCGTGCTTGCGGTTCAGTTCCTCGAACACGGCTGCGATGTTGGCCGTGCGGTTGTAGATCGACGCTTCGCCGAACCGCTGGATCGCGGCGAGGTGGCTGTAACTGTACTCCGGCCCCAGGTACGCAATCTTCTGCTGCTTCTGGATCGCACGCGACCCGCTGATGAGTTCGCGGAAGATCGCCTTCACGGTGATCGTGGAGAGCGGCCCCTTATGCGCGTCGAGGACGTTCGTGAGAACCTCTTCCTCGCGCGCGGCGGAAAACACGTTCCCGCCCTGATCTTCTTTAACTTTCCCGATTTGCGCCGCGACCGAGGCCCGCTTGTTGAGCAGTTCGAGAATGTTCAGATCGAGCTTGTCGATCTGCCCTCGAAGTGCTGCCAGGTTCGAGGCGCCTTTGTCGGGCGCGGAGTTGGAATTGGATTCGCTTTTGCTGCGTGCCATATCCGGTTCCGCGTGCGGTAGTTCACTGATGAATGCGGTGACTCTACCGGTGTGATATGAGTGCGTCAACGAAATGGGGGCACTCGGGTTACCAAAGTGGCCCGAAACGGGTGAGTGGCCGCTCACCCATGTGCGAGATTGACCCGAGCTGCAATCCCATCACTGACGGGGAGTTGCGGCGAGACTGCTGATTTGGCAGGCGGCGAAAAAGTTGCGATCATGCCTCGTCTTGCAGCAACGTCACAAGTCGTGAAATTATCAGTTGTTGTGCGATTACTACCGAAGCAGGTGGGTAGTCGGCATGGTGATTGCAGTGGAAGCGGGAAAAACTTTGAATCGCCGAAGAGTGTAGGGCATCCAATCTCGGTGAAATGACACAACCCCGGACCGACCGACTCGGTGTCACAGAGTGCCCTAAACGAGGGATAAACTGACAGCGGGTTTTGGTGACGAGTGACCGGGGGAAACAGTAAAATTAACGTCACAAACAGGAGATAGCAAAATGGCCGAAGAAAAAATCATCGGTATCGACTTGGGCACCACGAACTCGGTCGTCGCCGTGATGGACGGCACCTCCGTGAAGGTGATCCCGAACCAGGACGGTAACGCTACCACCCCGAGCATCGTTGCGTTTACGGACAAGGGCGACCGGCTCGTCGGCGACCAGGCGAAGCGTCAGGCGGTCACGAACCCGAAGCGGACCATTTACTCGATCAAGCGGTTCATGGGTCGGCGCCACAACGAGGTGGAGAGCGAAGAGAAGCTTGTCCCCTACAAGCTCGTTGGTGGCCCGAACGACCTCGTGAAGGTGGACATCGACGGCAAGCAGTTCTCGCCGCCGGAAATCTCCGCCATGATCCTCCGCAAACTGAAGGAAGCGGCGGAAGCGTACCTCGGGCACACCGTGCGCAAGGCGGTCATCACCGTCCCGGCGTACTTCAACGACGCCCAGCGCCAGGCCACCATCGACGCGGCGGCCATCGCCGGGTTCGACACCGAGTACGAGATCCGCGGTAAGGACGGCAAGATCGTCAAGCAGCGGATGCGGATCATCAACGAGCCGACCGCGGGTGCTCTCGCTTACGCACTGGACAAGAAGCAGGACCAGAAGATCGCGGTGTTCGACCTCGGCGGCGGGACGTTCGACATCTCGATCCTCGATGTGGGCGAGGACGGCGTCTTCCAGGTGAAGAGCACCAACGGCGACACGCACCTGGGCGGCGACGACTTCGACCAGGTGCTGATGGACCACATCGCCGACGAGTTCAAGAAGCAGAACGGGATCGACCTGCGCAAGGACGCGATGGCGATGCAGCGGCTCAAGGTGGCCGCGGAGCAAGCGAAGAAGGATCTGAGCCAACAGGTGAACGTGGACATCAACCTCCCGTTCATCACGGCCGACGCGGACCGCAACCCGCTCCACCTGGTGATGTCCATCAACCGCAACCAGTTCGAGCGGTTGGCGGAGCACCTCATCGAGCGGTGCAAGAAGCCGGTGCTCGCGGCCCTCAAGGACGCGAAGTTCACGCCGGCCCAGATCGACGAGGTCGTGATGGTCGGCGGGATGACCCGCATGCCGCGCGTGCAGCAGTTGGTGAAGGAGATCTTCGGCAAGGAGGGGCACAAGGGCGTGAACCCGGACGAGGTCGTCGCGATCGGTGCGGCGATCCAGGGCGCGCAACTGCTCCTCGGGGCCGCGGCCGACATCCAACTGCTCGACGTGACCCCGCTCTCGCTCGGGCTGGAAACGCTCGGCGGCGTGCTCACGGTCATGATCCCGCGGAACACGACGATCCCGAAGAAGGCGAGCGAGAAGTTCACCACCGCGGCGGACAACCAGCCGTCGGTCGAGATCCAGGTGTTCCAGGGCGAGCGCCCGATGGCCCAGGACAACAAGCTGATCGGCAAGTTCCACCTGGACGGCATCCCGCCCGCGCCGCGCCAGGTTCCGCAAATCGAGGTGACGTTCGAGATCGACGCGAACGGCGTGCTCTCGGTCGGCGCCAAGGATCTGGGCACCGGTAAGGAACAGCAGATCCGCATCGAGGGCTCGTCCGGGATGAACAAGGACGAGGTCGAGAAGATGAAGCGCGACGCGGAACTGCACGCGGACGAGGACAAGCAGAAGCGCGAGTTCGCGGACGCCAAGAACGGTGGCGAGACCCTGATCCACCAGATCGAGAAGATGTTCGCGGACGCCGGCGACAAGCTGACGGACGCGAACAAGGCACCGATCAACGCGGCCATCAGCAAGCTCCGGGA
This region of Gemmata massiliana genomic DNA includes:
- a CDS encoding alpha/beta hydrolase family protein, translating into MRVFAPVLFLIAFAAPASAAPDAGKSAAALKELQSALDAKPAALADLADKDFAKVPLTKADAATARELLWKAHAATIKKERAAEVKDLVIKDGKLEMPFFMKTFGEKPKGGRSLWISLHGGGGAPKQVNDQQWENQKKLYTVEEGIYLAPRAPTNTWNLWHEGHIDRMFGRLIEDLIVLEDVNPNRVYVLGYSAGGDGVYQMGPRMADYWAGAAMMAGHPNGVSLLSLRNVPFALQVGGNDTAYNRHKVGKEYGEQLDKLQKDDPKGYEHFVKIHEGKGHWMNLEDKAALPWMAKFTRNPVPDRVVWKQTGTPHDRSYWLAVPTADAKGDSLVIAKHTGQVVEITDAEKVSKLLVRFDDQMADLDKPVEVKHAGKTLFTGPAPRTVGTLVKTLNGRGDLGLIFDAEVEVTVGAGK
- a CDS encoding YicC/YloC family endoribonuclease, whose translation is MRSLSRTVPPVTVSLFREATGVLLSMTGFGAARIETDALGVSVEVRAVNNRHLKLTVRGSDPYPLYESELEKVVRRHVRRGTLHVHIRVERQGHAAAPALNTKVLADYLKQIRTSCAEAGTPELVAPLSAGALSLPGVAPETRNGGTPPDDEWPVVEKALDAALVKLNQMRREEGKAVAAELLAHHAVIAEQLAAIRTLLPGVVTEYRQRILDRVRQAVADAGLVLNAETVIREVALFADRTDVSEEVMRLTSHLEQFAELIRKGDEAGRKLEFVIQEMGRETNTIGSKAGDVAISRHVVEMKSTLEKLREQVQNVE
- the gmk gene encoding guanylate kinase — translated: MRNDPSTAECVAGGLPTGSELRAPRSTLRAPLIVVSGPSGVGKTTVVDRLLAETKATLPLRRAVTATTRGERPGEVDGTDYHFWSEDEFRRAIDDDRLLEHAVVFGRDFYGTPKSEVDPHRARGTGVILVIDVQGAARIREKLPNDHLSVFIEPPSFPELEARLRGRNDTSEERIKRRLATAQEELARANEFQHRIINSELSEAVRELERVIRERFNT
- a CDS encoding redoxin family protein, which produces MRPLFALVFVLLSAHTARSEDAVKIGTRVDKLKFTDTRSLPRTSADFGTKKALVFVFTNTTCPVVQRYLPTLQALETEYRPKGVQFVAVNAADEDTLIAIATQSVKYDVEFPFVKDFDGSVARALGVKRTPEVVVLDADHAIRYRGRIDDQYRLRGNRAKPTTHELKDALDAVLAGQKVATPETEVDGCPITFPKSTKPKNVNFAEHVAPILRKHCAECHKAGGSAPFALTTYKQASARAAAIAEVVRDQRMPPWFAIHDFGPFVNRRGLSDDERTVLTDWARTDAAPGDLTKVPAPPSESKDKWLIGKPDLVLESTNFELPTKGDIPYKYAILLHNFTEDTWVQGVQITSDNPRVLHHANLAFGSLASGFKEENFVTGYVPGGEPMNLDSGVAFRIPKGSILALQIHFVSTGKEEKCRLSVGLRYPRNVVQQQLRNIQLTDSKFAIPPGAPAHKVTARRVLDTDVVGVGLFAHMHLRGKDMTFTAHAPDGTRDPLLVVANYNFSWQVPYRWEPGKKVLPKGTRLECVARYDNSAFNPYNPDPQATVRNGPQTRHEMMFGFFFYTNANEKLNLRINPETGTEVKEKTR
- a CDS encoding DNA-directed RNA polymerase subunit omega; translated protein: MLDELKEEGIVNKVGGRFKLSTLIQKRMVALNTGAKPQVDARGISDRMAIVIQEILQDKIFLDASGEVQSKNQTVMANLPGAYPGMPGSTPPAPGSTAKPSDE
- the secG gene encoding preprotein translocase subunit SecG, which translates into the protein MDLFAAAWYSHALNVIVLAIGFLLMLLVLIQRGKGGGLAGAFGGAGGSSPFGSRAADQFVKITLWLAGVWVLVIMIHVKVVKYNVEADKNSSQTTITS
- a CDS encoding TIGR02996 domain-containing protein, with the translated sequence MNDGDALHAAILARPEEDTPRLAYADWLDENATSDAAHAHATFIRLHIEWDRRPTDAPPNESLKHRLIAAWQASNLLAKSLIGDLPHVYHRGFLAGVQFGDDRVRERVEAAFSVAPIRMADFYLTGESDAEWLAGSPLLTRLAGLSCEGATGIVGRVVASPYLANLDLVHLEVPYPDEPAAARFVASGGHLRNLTVLDFDGSQIENDGLMALASAGHLGTVRKLTVRSDNRTSHFLGESGIRALINSQSLTGLTHLGFCDCQLDGPALLQLLRWKGLSGLTELDLSFTDLQGEDIVTLAQCRQLKNLRRLCLDAFSLTDESVNALASAPWLPALRQLWIEAREEYGDGEDQTVGLLDGLAERLGARLVMPAKGELAFLLSPVGEADQIWQRLRRHRYRDEDALGLLRIL